The following are from one region of the Streptomyces changanensis genome:
- a CDS encoding glycosyltransferase yields the protein MTAGSRGDVAPYTGLGAGLVRAGHEVTLAAHAVFEPLVAGSGVRFHPLPVDPRAELHSERGRRLHDARTGAGKLVRLVSMAREAADDLTAALVEASREADVLLVGGALGPLGYAIAEGLSVPAVGLHLQPLHPTGEFPAPILGTRPLGTLGNRLSGRAVTTSVELVFAGSVRTLRRRHGLTAAGRKRGTRAARPVLHGYSELVVPRPRDWPAGLDVAGYWWPHETGRTLPRELEDFLAAGPAPVFVGLGSATVPDPERVSREVVGALRAAGLRGVVQQGWAGLAADGEDILTIGEVPHALLFPRTAAVVHHAGAGTTGAVLRAGVPTVPVPVQFDAAFWASRLTALGTSPGAVPLRRLTAGTLGAALRRATEDDTHRVRARELAARLAAEDGVAPVLATLDRLAR from the coding sequence ATGACGGCGGGGTCGCGGGGCGACGTGGCGCCGTACACGGGTCTGGGTGCCGGCCTCGTACGGGCTGGGCACGAGGTGACGCTGGCCGCGCACGCGGTGTTCGAGCCGCTGGTGGCCGGTTCGGGGGTGCGGTTCCACCCGCTGCCGGTGGATCCGCGGGCCGAGCTGCACTCGGAGCGGGGCCGGCGGCTGCACGACGCGCGGACCGGCGCCGGGAAGCTGGTGCGGCTGGTGTCCATGGCGCGGGAGGCGGCCGACGACCTGACCGCCGCCCTGGTGGAGGCGTCGCGGGAGGCCGACGTCCTGCTGGTCGGTGGTGCGCTGGGGCCGCTCGGATACGCCATCGCCGAGGGCCTGTCGGTGCCCGCCGTGGGGCTGCACCTCCAGCCGCTGCACCCGACCGGGGAGTTCCCCGCGCCGATACTGGGGACGCGACCGCTGGGCACCTTGGGGAACCGGCTGAGCGGACGGGCCGTCACCACCTCGGTGGAGCTGGTCTTCGCCGGTTCCGTCCGCACGCTGCGCCGGCGGCACGGGCTCACGGCGGCCGGCCGGAAGCGCGGCACCCGGGCGGCACGGCCGGTGCTGCACGGCTACAGCGAGCTGGTCGTCCCCCGCCCCCGCGACTGGCCCGCCGGGCTGGACGTGGCCGGATACTGGTGGCCCCACGAGACCGGGCGGACGCTCCCGCGGGAGCTGGAGGACTTCCTCGCCGCCGGGCCCGCCCCGGTCTTCGTCGGCCTGGGCAGCGCCACCGTCCCCGACCCGGAGCGGGTGAGCCGCGAGGTCGTCGGCGCCCTGCGCGCGGCCGGGTTGCGCGGGGTCGTGCAGCAGGGATGGGCGGGTCTGGCCGCCGACGGCGAGGACATCCTGACCATCGGAGAGGTGCCCCACGCGCTGCTCTTCCCCCGGACGGCGGCCGTCGTCCATCACGCGGGGGCGGGTACGACCGGTGCCGTCCTACGGGCGGGGGTGCCGACCGTGCCGGTGCCGGTCCAGTTCGACGCGGCCTTCTGGGCGTCCCGGCTGACCGCGCTGGGCACCTCCCCGGGGGCCGTACCGCTGCGCCGCCTCACCGCGGGCACCCTCGGCGCGGCCCTGCGCCGGGCGACGGAGGACGACACGCACCGCGTGCGCGCCCGGGAGCTGGCCGCCCGCCTGGCCGCGGAGGACGGCGTGGCGCCGGTACTCGCCACGCTCGACCGCCTGGCGCGCTGA
- a CDS encoding sigma-70 family RNA polymerase sigma factor: MSTITRPADRLLPPVEEARAEETRDEATRDEELALGRGLLASDETAFAAMYRRWSPLVHAMVTRSLGDAREAEDVTQQVFVAAWRGRAGFRPERGPLGAWLVGITRRKTVDALAARTRRLRLAEAAARLSGPSVPPQAEAAADGVLDRVVLAGELSRLPKGQRQVLRLAFYEDLTQTQIARRTGMPLGTVKSHARRGLHVLRRRIEQTDGTDTDADTDTDADTDTDAATGA; encoded by the coding sequence ATGAGCACGATCACGCGCCCGGCGGACCGACTGCTCCCCCCGGTCGAGGAGGCGCGGGCCGAGGAGACGCGGGACGAGGCCACGCGGGACGAGGAACTGGCGCTGGGCCGTGGCCTCCTCGCGTCGGACGAGACCGCCTTCGCCGCCATGTACCGCCGGTGGAGCCCGCTCGTCCACGCGATGGTCACCCGCTCGCTGGGTGACGCGCGCGAGGCCGAGGACGTCACCCAGCAGGTCTTCGTCGCCGCCTGGCGCGGGCGCGCCGGGTTCCGGCCCGAGCGCGGCCCGCTCGGCGCCTGGCTCGTCGGCATCACCCGCCGCAAGACCGTCGATGCCCTCGCGGCCCGGACCCGCCGCCTGCGGCTCGCCGAGGCCGCGGCCCGCCTCTCCGGTCCGTCCGTGCCGCCACAGGCGGAGGCCGCGGCCGACGGCGTACTGGACCGCGTCGTCCTCGCCGGCGAGCTGTCCCGGCTGCCGAAGGGGCAGCGGCAGGTCCTGCGCCTCGCCTTCTACGAGGACCTGACGCAGACGCAGATCGCCCGGCGCACCGGCATGCCGCTCGGCACGGTGAAGAGCCACGCCCGCAGGGGCCTGCACGTGCTGCGCCGCAGGATCGAGCAGACCGACGGCACCGACACCGACGCCGACACCGACACCGACGCCGACACCGACACCGACGCCGCCACCGGCGCGTAG
- a CDS encoding ribonuclease BN: protein MWWFHRMHGSFRGSAAGRGWRRGKDLELMHRATGFAALGLLTLVPLLIVVAAADPANGQGFAEWLAEGLGVAEASRDEVERLFAPPRTALESTTGFGLAALAGFGLTFGGVVQTGYEKVWGLPAARWHTMWRHLVWLAALIGYLLLSSHIAARPSDAGDLAWRVTVATVSAWLFFWWSQRLLLGGRVPWGALLPGAISTVIGLAGLWVFSHLVFSPLIASNAVAYGPVGTVLVIQSWLVGVGFVVFGGALVGRLLYEERWLLGRWARQAVRRVVRRAPGR, encoded by the coding sequence ATGTGGTGGTTCCACCGGATGCACGGCTCCTTCCGCGGCTCTGCCGCCGGTCGCGGCTGGCGGCGCGGCAAGGACCTGGAGCTGATGCACCGGGCGACGGGCTTCGCCGCGCTCGGCCTGCTCACCCTCGTCCCCCTGCTGATCGTGGTGGCCGCGGCGGACCCGGCGAACGGCCAGGGCTTCGCCGAGTGGCTGGCGGAGGGGCTGGGGGTGGCCGAGGCGTCACGGGACGAGGTGGAGCGGCTCTTCGCGCCGCCCCGCACCGCGCTGGAGTCCACGACGGGCTTCGGTCTCGCCGCGCTCGCCGGCTTCGGCCTGACGTTCGGCGGCGTGGTGCAGACGGGGTACGAGAAGGTGTGGGGGCTGCCGGCGGCCCGCTGGCACACGATGTGGCGCCACCTCGTCTGGCTGGCGGCCCTGATCGGGTACCTGCTGCTCTCGTCGCACATCGCCGCCCGCCCGTCGGACGCCGGTGACCTGGCGTGGCGGGTCACGGTCGCCACGGTGAGCGCGTGGCTGTTCTTCTGGTGGTCGCAGCGCCTGCTGCTCGGCGGGCGGGTGCCGTGGGGGGCGTTGCTGCCGGGGGCGATCTCCACGGTGATCGGACTGGCCGGGCTGTGGGTCTTCTCCCACCTGGTGTTCTCCCCCCTGATCGCCTCGAACGCCGTCGCGTACGGCCCGGTCGGCACGGTGCTGGTCATCCAGTCGTGGCTGGTGGGCGTCGGCTTCGTCGTCTTCGGCGGGGCGCTCGTGGGACGGCTGCTGTACGAGGAGCGCTGGCTGCTGGGCCGCTGGGCGCGGCAGGCCGTGCGACGGGTGGTGCGCCGGGCCCCCGGCCGGTGA
- a CDS encoding ATP-binding protein, whose translation MSTTDTTPRATTGGAARQIVPPEERYATELAFLAAYDSGPRPPAWRLTPRAAVTFVMGSDGRTLRLPDDAPAPEGVPRRLAVEGKFVGDRALVERCVVTLAGERGLLLVGEPGTAKSMLSELLSAAVCGTSGLVVQGTAGTTEDQLRYGWNYALLLAQGPSHRALVPSPVLAAMRRGAIARVEEVTRCLPEVQDSLVSLLSERRLSVPELAGTDDALAHAAPGFNVIATANLRDKGVSEMSAALKRRFNFETVGPIGDLEAETALVRRQSRAVVERAGAAFHVDDTVLEALVTAFRDLREGRSSEGWEVERPSTVMSTAEAVSVAGALGLAAAYFPGDRDVLGLLPGHLLGVVRKDDPADAARLLGYWDGPVRRRAEQGSATWRTLWDLRAVLEG comes from the coding sequence ATGAGCACCACCGACACCACCCCCCGCGCCACCACCGGCGGCGCCGCCCGGCAGATCGTCCCGCCCGAGGAGCGGTACGCCACGGAACTGGCCTTCCTCGCCGCCTACGACAGCGGACCGCGCCCGCCCGCCTGGCGGCTCACCCCGCGCGCCGCCGTCACCTTCGTCATGGGCAGCGACGGGCGGACGCTGCGGCTCCCCGACGACGCCCCGGCCCCCGAGGGCGTTCCGCGCCGCCTCGCCGTCGAGGGCAAGTTCGTCGGTGACCGCGCCCTCGTCGAGCGGTGCGTCGTCACCCTCGCCGGGGAACGCGGCCTGCTGCTCGTCGGCGAGCCCGGCACCGCCAAGTCGATGCTGTCCGAGCTGCTGTCCGCCGCCGTCTGCGGCACCAGCGGGCTCGTCGTCCAGGGCACCGCGGGCACCACCGAGGACCAGCTCAGGTACGGCTGGAACTACGCCCTCCTCCTGGCCCAGGGCCCCAGCCACCGGGCGCTCGTCCCCTCGCCCGTCCTCGCGGCGATGCGCCGCGGCGCCATCGCCCGGGTCGAGGAGGTCACCCGCTGCCTGCCCGAGGTGCAGGACTCCCTGGTGTCCCTCCTGTCGGAACGGCGACTCTCCGTCCCCGAACTCGCCGGCACCGACGACGCCCTGGCCCACGCCGCGCCCGGCTTCAACGTCATCGCCACCGCCAACCTCCGCGACAAGGGCGTCTCCGAGATGTCCGCCGCCCTCAAGCGCCGCTTCAACTTCGAGACCGTCGGCCCCATCGGCGACCTCGAAGCGGAGACCGCGCTGGTCCGCCGGCAGTCCCGGGCCGTGGTGGAGCGGGCCGGAGCGGCCTTCCACGTCGACGACACCGTGCTGGAGGCCCTCGTCACCGCCTTCCGTGACCTGCGGGAGGGCCGGTCGTCCGAGGGGTGGGAGGTGGAGCGTCCTTCGACCGTCATGAGCACCGCGGAGGCCGTCTCCGTCGCCGGGGCGCTCGGCCTCGCCGCCGCGTACTTCCCCGGCGACCGGGACGTGCTCGGCCTCCTCCCCGGCCACCTGCTGGGCGTCGTCCGCAAGGACGACCCCGCCGACGCCGCCCGGCTGCTCGGTTACTGGGACGGCCCCGTGCGGCGCCGCGCCGAACAGGGCTCCGCCACCTGGCGCACCCTGTGGGACCTGCGCGCCGTCCTGGAGGGCTGA
- a CDS encoding HdeD family acid-resistance protein, which yields MATRRLTWTLALRAAAALLFGLLAVTWPGVTVVALALLFGAYVLVDGIAMLVDAFRRHDDRRHRALHALAGGLGVATGLVALAWPGVTALALTALVGVWAVVTGAAEIWAAVRFHREVRHEWLLALAGAASVVAGVLLWLRPDIGAVAVAQVIGVYALITGALVGTAAWRLYSAARHAGAPRRRTHHAHHPGRA from the coding sequence ATGGCGACTCGGCGACTGACCTGGACGCTGGCCCTGAGGGCGGCGGCCGCGCTCCTCTTCGGGCTCCTGGCGGTGACGTGGCCGGGCGTGACGGTAGTGGCCCTGGCACTGCTGTTCGGTGCCTACGTACTCGTGGACGGCATCGCCATGCTCGTCGACGCCTTCCGGCGGCACGACGACCGTCGGCACCGCGCGCTCCACGCCCTGGCCGGCGGGCTCGGCGTCGCCACCGGCCTGGTGGCACTGGCCTGGCCCGGTGTGACCGCGCTGGCCCTCACCGCCCTCGTCGGCGTGTGGGCGGTCGTCACCGGAGCCGCGGAGATCTGGGCGGCCGTGCGCTTCCACCGCGAGGTGCGCCACGAGTGGCTGCTCGCCCTCGCCGGCGCGGCGTCGGTCGTCGCCGGCGTACTGCTCTGGCTGCGGCCCGACATCGGCGCGGTCGCGGTGGCCCAGGTGATCGGCGTGTACGCCCTGATCACCGGCGCGCTGGTCGGTACGGCGGCCTGGCGGCTGTACAGCGCCGCGCGCCACGCCGGCGCCCCGCGCCGCCGCACCCACCACGCACACCACCCCGGTCGCGCCTGA
- a CDS encoding aminoglycoside phosphotransferase family protein, producing the protein MRPPADIRVPDTLTASYAEGGEVGRAWLAALPGRVAEALEHWDASPDGEAASGQASLVLPVVLRHDGTRAVAKFQPPGEEAAAAVSGLRLWDGDGAVRLHDHDPATGAQLLERLDHTRTLEAVEDDDTALGVLGGLLARLVRVPAPPGLRGLGDVAAAMLERVPAAERALAEAADRRLLRTWAAAVAELAGDPGDRLLHWDLHYGNVLAGEREPWLAIDPEPLAGDPGFDLWPALDSRWDRIAASTDPARAVRRRFDLLTDLLALDRGRAAGWTLGRLLQNALWNVEDGERALTPSEVVISKALLHHR; encoded by the coding sequence ATGCGTCCACCCGCCGACATCCGCGTCCCCGACACGCTGACCGCGTCGTACGCCGAGGGCGGCGAGGTGGGGCGGGCGTGGCTCGCGGCGCTGCCCGGCCGGGTGGCGGAGGCGCTGGAGCACTGGGACGCCTCCCCAGACGGCGAGGCCGCCTCCGGGCAGGCGTCCCTGGTGCTGCCGGTGGTCCTGCGCCACGACGGGACGCGGGCGGTGGCGAAGTTCCAGCCGCCGGGCGAGGAGGCCGCCGCCGCGGTGAGCGGCCTGCGCCTCTGGGACGGCGACGGCGCGGTCCGCCTGCACGACCACGACCCGGCCACCGGCGCCCAGCTGCTGGAACGGCTCGACCACACCCGCACCCTGGAGGCCGTCGAGGACGACGACACCGCTCTCGGCGTCCTCGGCGGGCTCCTCGCACGACTCGTCCGTGTCCCCGCGCCGCCCGGCCTGCGCGGGCTGGGCGACGTCGCCGCCGCGATGCTGGAGCGCGTACCCGCCGCGGAGAGGGCCCTTGCCGAGGCGGCCGACCGGCGGCTCCTGCGGACCTGGGCGGCGGCGGTCGCCGAGCTGGCCGGTGACCCCGGCGACCGGTTGCTGCACTGGGACCTCCACTACGGCAACGTCCTCGCGGGGGAGCGCGAGCCGTGGCTCGCCATCGACCCCGAGCCGCTCGCCGGCGACCCCGGGTTCGACCTGTGGCCCGCCCTCGACAGCCGCTGGGACCGGATCGCAGCCTCCACGGACCCCGCCCGCGCGGTACGCCGCCGCTTCGACCTGCTCACCGACCTGCTCGCCCTGGACCGCGGCCGCGCGGCCGGCTGGACCCTGGGCCGCCTGCTGCAGAACGCCCTGTGGAACGTCGAGGACGGCGAACGCGCGCTCACCCCGTCGGAGGTCGTCATCTCGAAGGCACTGCTCCACCACCGCTGA
- a CDS encoding DUF4132 domain-containing protein: MGWVAAGDYEVALDDGKVVCRNATGRRLKSVPAKIAEDPAVVGLRQLVEWLERHERQCQDDVERWMVRSLPVPLAVIERVWPDPAWQTALRDVVVSGDDGEVAGFLRDAAPGRGLGLVDLDGDTVRVSPALVRVPHPVLLEDLEDLREFAVELGVEQRVGQLFREVWHRPADHDARSGSVDTYAGGVFKELRFLHGRATQLGYRVRGGHAVCPVLEDGRFTEARVWIGDYDGYEETETGPLTWSDRSGRTLRTGEVGPVAWSEGMRMAAALYAGRDIEDEERAA; encoded by the coding sequence ATGGGGTGGGTGGCAGCGGGCGACTACGAAGTCGCCCTCGACGACGGGAAGGTCGTCTGCCGCAACGCGACCGGACGGCGGCTGAAGTCCGTACCGGCCAAGATCGCCGAGGATCCGGCGGTGGTCGGCCTGCGGCAGCTCGTCGAGTGGCTGGAGCGGCACGAGCGGCAGTGCCAGGACGACGTGGAGCGCTGGATGGTGCGCTCGCTGCCCGTGCCCCTCGCCGTCATCGAGCGGGTGTGGCCCGACCCGGCCTGGCAGACGGCCCTGCGCGACGTCGTCGTCTCCGGGGACGACGGCGAGGTGGCCGGGTTCCTCCGGGACGCCGCTCCCGGGCGCGGGCTCGGACTGGTCGACCTCGACGGCGACACGGTGCGCGTCAGCCCCGCACTCGTCCGGGTCCCGCACCCCGTGCTCCTGGAGGACCTGGAGGACCTGCGCGAGTTCGCCGTCGAGCTCGGCGTCGAGCAGCGCGTCGGACAGCTCTTCCGAGAGGTGTGGCACCGGCCGGCCGACCACGACGCGCGGAGCGGCAGCGTCGACACGTACGCGGGCGGCGTCTTCAAGGAGTTGCGCTTCCTGCACGGCCGGGCCACCCAGCTCGGCTACCGGGTGCGGGGCGGGCACGCCGTCTGCCCCGTGCTGGAGGATGGCCGCTTCACCGAGGCCCGCGTGTGGATCGGTGACTACGACGGCTACGAGGAGACCGAGACCGGCCCCCTCACCTGGAGCGACCGGTCCGGTCGGACGCTGAGGACCGGCGAGGTCGGACCCGTCGCCTGGTCCGAGGGAATGCGCATGGCGGCCGCGCTGTACGCGGGACGCGACATCGAGGACGAGGAGCGTGCCGCATGA
- a CDS encoding DUF5995 family protein: MGRRPHGVRTITAVAMAGVIALTGGTASAAPPVAAPTGHLSCHGPVLGCVRDARHILEDVRDRLGCDHRAPFPAIYVQLQRSLETAVADGGTFDEPSWLAGSLNTAFVNLYLDAHEADRAGRPVPAAWDAAFEAARTADVNAGQDVLLGANAHIQRDMPYVLAALGLTRPGGGTRKTDYDRFQAVLDRAYGPAVQDVARRYDPLVALADDRWNPIAGLTAGQLLRTWRAQAWEHALQLAAAPDQAARDRVARRIETNAAQWAQLLGTVSVPGYRTVRDEYCRTRPGRELAPAVPAPAGAPASTPAGVPASVAAGVATAVPLPEPAGAAG; this comes from the coding sequence ATGGGCCGTCGGCCGCACGGAGTCCGTACGATCACCGCCGTCGCCATGGCGGGCGTCATCGCCCTGACCGGCGGCACCGCTTCAGCGGCCCCGCCGGTCGCCGCTCCGACCGGGCACCTGTCCTGTCACGGTCCGGTCCTCGGCTGCGTGCGGGACGCGCGCCACATCCTGGAGGACGTCCGGGACCGGCTGGGCTGCGACCACCGCGCCCCCTTCCCCGCCATCTACGTCCAGCTGCAGCGCTCGCTGGAGACGGCGGTCGCCGACGGCGGCACCTTCGACGAACCGTCATGGCTCGCCGGCAGTCTCAACACCGCCTTCGTCAACCTGTACCTCGACGCCCACGAGGCCGACCGCGCGGGGCGCCCCGTCCCGGCCGCCTGGGACGCGGCGTTCGAGGCGGCCCGCACGGCCGACGTCAACGCCGGCCAGGACGTGCTCCTCGGAGCCAACGCGCACATCCAGCGGGACATGCCGTACGTCCTCGCCGCCCTGGGCCTCACCCGCCCCGGCGGCGGCACCCGCAAGACCGACTACGACCGTTTCCAGGCCGTCCTGGACCGCGCCTACGGGCCCGCCGTCCAGGACGTCGCCCGCCGTTACGACCCGCTCGTCGCCCTCGCCGACGACCGCTGGAACCCCATCGCCGGCCTCACCGCCGGGCAGCTGTTGCGCACCTGGCGCGCCCAGGCGTGGGAACACGCGCTCCAACTCGCCGCCGCCCCCGACCAGGCCGCCCGCGACCGCGTCGCCCGGAGGATCGAGACGAACGCCGCGCAGTGGGCGCAGCTGCTGGGCACCGTCAGCGTGCCCGGCTACCGGACGGTCCGCGACGAGTACTGCCGCACGCGCCCCGGCCGCGAACTCGCACCGGCCGTGCCCGCCCCCGCGGGCGCACCCGCCTCCACCCCCGCGGGCGTGCCCGCCTCCGTAGCGGCGGGCGTGGCCACGGCCGTGCCGCTCCCCGAGCCCGCCGGTGCCGCGGGCTGA